One Nitrospina watsonii DNA segment encodes these proteins:
- the gyrA gene encoding DNA gyrase subunit A has product MGQTVERINIEDEMRSAYLDYAMSVIIGRALPDIRDGLKPVHRRSLYAMYDQGNVFNKPYRKSARIVGDVIGKYHPHGEMAVYDTIVRMAQPFALRYPLVDGQGNFGSVDGDSAAAMRYTEIRMREITQELLNDLEKDTVQFIANYDESTTEPTVLPAAFPHLLVNGSSGIAVGMATNIPPHNLTEIVNAVIHLIENPGCTINDLIQIVPGPDFPTAGLIYGSAGIRAAYHTGRGQIKVRGRVEIEENAKGDREWIIIRELPFQVNKARLVEKIAQLVRDKKLEGISDLRDESDREGIRVVLELKKGVNNQVVLNTLYKHTQLQETFGINLLALVGREPRLLDLKDALEQFVLFRREVITRRTEYDLKKAREREHILQGLKIALDHLDEVVQLIRQAADPATAREGLMTQFGLSELQAKAILEMRLQRLTGLERQKIVNDLEQVRTEIAEYENILAHEDVKLNIIKEELVRIRDKYGDERRTEILVTDEAEIDIEDLIADEDVVVTYSRGGYIKRQLIDNYRAQKRGGKGIKGMAVNEEDVVHQVFVASNLDYLLVFTNLGRVHWLKVYHIPEASRIAKGKSIANLIQLQPDEKIASIMSVDSFEADKFIICVTERGLVKKTSMVAYSRPRQGGIIGLTLDEGDRVIAALISDGKQHILMATRSGMAICFQEQDVRAIGRTGRGVTGIRFKDDDWVVGAEIVEPGKHLLAVTENGLGKRTPIDDYPVQGRGGRGVITIRCNEKTGHLVSVEQVEDNDELLVVTSSGNIIRMEVSEISVMGRNTQGVRLVRMEDGTQIVGFEKLEE; this is encoded by the coding sequence ATGGGCCAGACCGTAGAGCGAATCAATATTGAAGATGAAATGCGGAGCGCGTATCTCGATTACGCGATGAGCGTCATCATCGGCCGCGCCCTGCCGGACATTCGCGACGGACTCAAGCCCGTGCACCGGCGGTCGCTGTATGCCATGTACGATCAGGGCAACGTGTTCAACAAACCCTACCGCAAATCGGCGCGCATCGTCGGCGACGTCATCGGTAAATACCATCCGCACGGCGAGATGGCGGTGTACGACACCATCGTGCGCATGGCGCAACCCTTCGCCCTGCGGTACCCGCTGGTGGACGGACAGGGCAACTTCGGTTCGGTGGACGGCGACTCCGCCGCCGCCATGCGTTACACCGAGATCCGCATGCGCGAGATCACGCAGGAGTTGTTGAACGATCTGGAAAAAGACACGGTGCAGTTCATTGCCAACTACGACGAATCGACGACGGAACCCACCGTGCTTCCGGCGGCGTTCCCGCATTTGCTGGTGAACGGTTCGTCGGGCATCGCCGTCGGCATGGCCACCAACATTCCGCCGCACAACCTCACGGAAATCGTGAACGCGGTGATCCACCTCATCGAAAACCCCGGCTGCACCATCAACGACCTGATCCAGATCGTGCCCGGACCGGATTTCCCGACCGCCGGGTTGATTTACGGCTCGGCCGGCATCCGCGCTGCCTACCACACCGGGCGCGGGCAGATCAAGGTGCGCGGCCGCGTCGAGATCGAGGAAAACGCCAAGGGCGACCGCGAATGGATCATCATCCGCGAGCTGCCGTTCCAGGTGAACAAGGCCCGGCTGGTGGAAAAAATCGCCCAACTGGTGCGCGACAAAAAACTGGAAGGCATCAGCGACCTGCGCGACGAATCGGATCGCGAAGGCATCCGCGTGGTGCTCGAACTCAAAAAAGGCGTCAACAACCAGGTCGTCCTGAACACCCTGTACAAACACACGCAGTTGCAGGAGACCTTTGGCATCAACCTGCTGGCGCTGGTGGGGCGCGAGCCGCGCCTGCTCGACCTCAAGGACGCGCTCGAGCAGTTTGTCCTCTTCCGCCGCGAGGTCATCACTCGCCGCACCGAATACGATCTCAAAAAGGCGCGCGAACGCGAACACATTCTGCAAGGCCTGAAGATCGCCCTCGACCACCTCGACGAGGTGGTGCAGTTGATCCGTCAGGCAGCCGACCCGGCCACCGCCCGCGAAGGATTGATGACGCAGTTCGGCCTGTCCGAATTGCAGGCCAAAGCCATTCTGGAAATGCGGCTGCAACGGCTCACCGGACTCGAACGGCAGAAGATCGTGAACGATCTCGAACAGGTGCGCACGGAAATCGCGGAATATGAAAACATCCTCGCGCATGAGGATGTGAAACTGAACATCATCAAGGAAGAACTGGTCCGCATCCGTGACAAGTACGGCGACGAACGCCGCACCGAGATCCTGGTGACCGACGAAGCGGAGATCGACATCGAAGATTTGATCGCCGATGAGGACGTGGTCGTCACCTACTCGCGCGGTGGCTACATCAAGCGTCAGTTGATCGACAACTACCGCGCCCAGAAACGCGGCGGCAAGGGCATCAAGGGCATGGCGGTGAACGAAGAGGACGTCGTGCATCAGGTTTTCGTCGCCTCCAACCTCGACTACCTTTTGGTGTTCACCAACCTCGGCCGCGTGCACTGGCTCAAGGTGTACCACATTCCGGAAGCCAGCCGCATCGCCAAAGGCAAATCCATCGCCAACCTCATCCAGTTGCAGCCGGACGAAAAGATCGCCAGCATTATGAGTGTCGATTCGTTTGAAGCCGACAAGTTCATCATCTGCGTCACCGAACGCGGGCTGGTGAAGAAGACGTCGATGGTTGCCTACAGCCGGCCGCGCCAGGGCGGTATCATCGGCCTCACGCTGGACGAAGGCGACCGCGTCATCGCCGCGCTCATCAGCGACGGCAAGCAGCATATCCTGATGGCGACGCGTTCGGGCATGGCCATTTGTTTTCAGGAACAGGACGTGCGCGCTATTGGCCGCACCGGACGCGGTGTGACGGGCATCCGTTTCAAGGACGACGACTGGGTGGTGGGCGCGGAAATCGTGGAGCCCGGCAAGCATCTCTTGGCGGTCACCGAAAACGGCCTGGGCAAACGCACGCCCATCGACGACTACCCGGTGCAGGGCCGCGGCGGTCGCGGCGTCATCACCATCCGCTGCAACGAGAAAACCGGCCACCTGGTCAGCGTTGAGCAGGTGGAAGACAACGATGAGTTGCTGGTGGTCACCTCCAGCGGCAACATCATCCGCATGGAAGTCAGTGAAATTTCCGTCATGGGCCGCAACACGCAGGGCGTGCGCCTCGTCCGTATGGAAGACGGCACCCAGATCGTCGGTTTTGAAAAACTCGAGGAATGA
- a CDS encoding outer membrane protein assembly factor BamD: MFIRTRFHFKWLLWIALALLIGGCQPDPTPRNLLEKAHDRWIDGHSHSAVELFRAVLEVSPQGPFAEEALFRLGEIHYFDLDEHEKALNYFHDVAKRNPKGPLAYESRKYIAEIVELNIKDLDQAIIEYQNLINHNERPEENPEHQFRIASIFFKKHNYDQALMELEILLENYPRSEWAERAYFRMMEILFSLKKCDEARTRYAQFQNTFPHSDFEGDMEFIMASCLEEEGELDLAHERFKALEGSYRYPALIKMKLEGLEQRIKKGGRSKRKIHRSRRKN; this comes from the coding sequence TTGTTTATCCGAACCAGATTCCATTTCAAATGGCTGCTGTGGATCGCCTTGGCGCTGCTGATCGGCGGATGCCAGCCGGACCCCACTCCGCGCAACCTGCTGGAAAAAGCGCACGACCGATGGATCGATGGCCACAGCCACAGCGCGGTCGAGCTGTTCCGCGCCGTCCTCGAAGTGTCTCCGCAAGGCCCCTTCGCCGAGGAGGCCCTGTTCCGCCTGGGGGAAATCCATTACTTCGATCTGGATGAACATGAAAAAGCGCTCAACTATTTTCACGACGTGGCCAAGCGCAACCCCAAAGGCCCCTTAGCCTATGAGTCGCGCAAGTACATTGCCGAAATCGTCGAGCTCAACATCAAAGACCTCGATCAGGCGATCATCGAGTATCAGAACCTGATCAACCACAACGAACGGCCCGAAGAAAATCCCGAGCACCAGTTCCGCATTGCGTCGATCTTTTTCAAAAAACACAACTACGATCAGGCGTTGATGGAGCTGGAAATCCTGCTCGAAAATTACCCGCGGTCCGAATGGGCGGAGCGGGCTTATTTCCGCATGATGGAAATTCTGTTTTCGCTGAAGAAATGCGACGAGGCCCGCACCCGCTACGCGCAATTTCAGAACACGTTTCCACACAGCGATTTTGAAGGCGACATGGAATTCATCATGGCATCGTGCCTGGAAGAAGAAGGCGAATTGGACCTCGCGCACGAACGCTTCAAGGCGCTGGAAGGCAGTTACCGTTATCCGGCGCTCATCAAGATGAAGCTGGAAGGGCTGGAGCAACGCATCAAAAAAGGCGGTCGCTCCAAACGCAAAATTCACCGCAGCCGCAGAAAAAATTAG